The window ATGCAGGCCACGTTCGCTCACAAAGCGTTGTTCAATATAGAAATATTTCTCATCCCAACCGACGACTTTGGTTTCAATTTCAAAGGTTTTTAGCGGCTTGATATCGCGAATATAGGTAAACTCGGCGGCGTTAACTATCGGCATCCACTTCAACTTTAAGAAACGTTTCAGCAGACCCATCTCAGCCAACATATAAGTCCGCGCCAGATCCATAAACGCGGGATAGCGGGAGTTAGTCAGATGGAAATTGATATCGCAATCACTCGGTAAAGCACGATACGTGATACGGCTTGTCCCTAAAAAATCGATCTTACGGCAGTGACGCGTGCGCCAAAATAACAACCAAAACAAACGAAAATACAGATTCATAACGAGTCGCCCTTGGAATAAGAGCCACAGGCTAACAGAGGTCATACCACAGGGCAAGCGGGATCTATGTCACAAAAAAGGCGTCAGATGACGCCTTTTTATCCTTTAGCAAAACTAAATGCTCAGAGAAAATCAGCCCGTTATAATGGGCTGATTTATCAAGGCGAACAATTGCTTATCTAGCTTATGCAGCAATGCCTGAATGTCTTAACAGGGCATCGATATTCGGCTCACGTCCCATAAACTGTTTGAACAAGTCCATAGGTTCGGCTGAGCCACCCATTTCGAGGATATTGTGCAGGAAACGACGACCCGTTTCAGGGTTGAAAATTCCTTCCTCTTCGAAGCGGGAAAACGCATCCGCCGACAGCACTTCTGCCCATTTATAGCTGTAATAACCCGCAGCATAACCGCCCGCAAAAATGTGGGCAAAACCATGTTGGAAACGGTTAAAGTCTGGCGGCGTTAATACGGCTACCTGACGACGCACTTCGTCTAAGGTTTCTTGAATGCGCGCGCCTTTAGCGGGGTCGTATTCGTGGTGCATTCTAAAATCGAACAACGAGAACTCAAGTTGGCGCAGCATCATCATGCCAGATTGGAAGTTTTTCGCCGCCAGCATCTTATCTAACAAGGCTTTAGGTAATGGCTCGCCCGTTTCGAAGTGACCTGAAATTTCGGCTAAGGCTTCTTCCTGCCAGCACCAGTTTTCCATAAATTGGCTCGGTAACTCGACCGCATCCCAAGGCACACCATTGATACCCGACACGCCTGCAACATCGATTTTGGTCAGCATGTGGTGGATACCATGGCCAAATTCGTGGAACAGGGTCGTCACTTCATCGTGAGTGAATAGCGCAGGTTTGCCATCGACCGGTCCATTAAAGTTACAGGTCAAATAGGCCACTGGCTTTTGCAATCCATCGGCGGTTTGACGGCGCACGCGGCAGTCATCCATCCAAGCACCGCCACGTTTACCTGTGCGGGCATATAAGTCGAGGTAAAAACTGCCTCTGTGTTCGTCAGTTTCGTCGAAAATATCGAAGAAACGCACGTCTTTATGCCAACGATCAAGGTCTTTTTGCTCAACGATTTTAAGGCCGAACAAACGCGATACTGTGTAGAACAAGCCCGAGAGCACTTTATCTTCAGGGAAGTACGGACGCAGGATTTCCTGTGAAATCTCATACTTATGCTGCTGCAACTTCTCGGCATAGAAACTTAAGTCCCAAGATGCCATTTCGCTCACGCCATATTCCGTCTCAGCAAAAGCTCTCAGCTCGGCCACTTCTGCCTTAGCTTGATCCTTTGAGCGCAGCGCTAACTCATTTAAAAATGCCATCACCTGCGCCGGCGTTTCAGCCATTTTCGGCGCTAGGGATTTGTCGGCAAAACTGTCAAAACCGAGTAACAATGCCAGTTCGTGGCGCAGCGCTAGGATTTCGTCCATCAGCGGGCTGTTATCAAACTCGCCAGCATTAGGGCCTTGATCCGAGGCGCGCGTAACGAAGGCGCGGTAACACTCTTCCCGAAGACTGCGGTTTTCGCTGTAAGTCATGACAGGTAAATAAGAAGGGAAATCTAAGGTAAACAACCAACCGTCTAACTCACGCGCATCGGCCATTGCCTTAGCGGCGGCTTTGGCAGACTCTGGCAGGCCAGCAAGTTCCGCTTCATCCGTGATTAACTTGGTCCAAGCTTGAGTCGCATCCAGTAATTGATTCGAAAAGCCACTGGTGAGTTCAGAAAGACGTTTTACCATTTCGCCATAACGCACTTTTTGCGCGTCATCTAAACCAATACCCGATAGTTCAAAATCGCGCAGGCTGTGTTCAATCACCCTTTGCTGGGCTTGGCTTAACTGTGTAAATTCATTCGATGTACGCAGGGCTTTATAGGCTTGATACAAACCTTGGTGTTGACCAACATAGGTGCCGTATTCCGACAATAGCGGCAAACAAGCATCATGAGCAGCGCGCCATTCATCGGTGCTGGTCACTGAATTCATGTGAGAAACGGGCGACCAAATTTGGCTCAGTTCATCGTCAACCTGTTCTAGTGGCGCGACCAAGTTGTCCCAAGTGTAAGGACCTTGATTCTGCAGCACTTCATCAATCTTTGTGCGGCACTGAGCAATGGCATGCTCAACGGCAACTTGAATATGTTCCGGTTTAATCTGTGAAAAAAGCGGTAATTTTGCGCCGCTAAGCAAAGGGTTGCTCATATTGACTCCTCAACAATCTGTATCACTTATAGATAAGGGCTAACAGGCTATTTATCAAGGCGAGAAAACCGATTGCCCCCTTCGAACGCCTTGCTAACGCGATTTCTGCTTAAAAAAAGTGAACTCGTTCGCATTTAGCATTTACGCTTAATGTACCTAAGCATTATTGTCGGCCTGATCGCAAATCGAATCAATTCTCATTAACACTTATCTATGGAGAAGGTATTCTCGCCCTAACAAACGCATTTCTACCTAAATCAGCAAAAATATGGCAACACACTCAGTAAAACTGATGGCGAGCATCCTCTGCACTTTAGGCATCAACGGCTTGAGTGACAACGCATTCGCCAATGAGAGCCTAGAAAGCATCGAGAGCATTTCAAGCGCAGGATTGCCCAGCCAGAATAGCCAAGCAATGGCTGTGACACTGGATTTAGGTTGGGACAGTCAATACGTCTCACAGGGTCGTAATAATCTGCAAGATGGCGGCATCTATTGGCTGAATACCGCAGTCCAGCAAGACAATATCACCGCCTACGCTTTAGTTGGCCGCGGCGATAGCCAAGCCTACACTGAGTGGAATATCGGCCTTGAATATGGGTTCGACGTGGCCGAAAACCTAGAGGCTAATGTGGGATATCAACGCATTGAAGGCTACAGCAATAGCCGTTGCCACGATAACGAGCTATTTGCCGAACTCGCTTACACAGCTGAACCTTGGCTAGTACCATCGGCAAGTTATGTCTATTCCACCGAGGCTGCGGGTTACTTTGTTGAAGTGAGTTTACACAGTTATTGGCATGTCACAGATCAGCTCAGCCTCACGCCATACATCACTCAAGGGTTTGATTTTAAATACCGCACAGAAGAACACGATGGCCGCAATAACTTGCAATTTGGCCTCGAAGCCAGTTATCAGCTGTCATCCTACATTAGTATCGATGGTCACATCAGCTACAGCATTGCCCAAGGTGATATTGAGCAAGAAGCGATGGCGAATGGCGATATGAACTCGCAAGATGAAACCTATGCCGGCATCCACTTTGCGATGACGTTTTAACTCCATTCTTAGCGCCGTGTTTTTTAGCTCAGTGTTTTGTAGCGCCGTATTACAACCTTCCTCTGTCAATTTATCCCGCTCCATTTGGCAAAATAACGCTCACTAACTACACTCAAAACGTCGACGGAACGACTCACCATTCATATCGATTTTGCCGAGGAACAGGGAATGTTAGCCCAGCACTTTTATCTCATCCGCACCGCCGTTATTGCCTTACTTCTGCTTTTTCTCCCAGTCATATACTCGGCTGACGCACGGCAATTACTTGAACTTGAGCCTGAATCTGAACCGAGTCTGGAGTCCTTATCGCAATCGACACAAACCGCGCCTTTGCCCCTAGGCACCTTGCTCGACAGTGAGGGCAAACCGATTAATCTGCCTAACCAAGAGCAAAGCAGTTTCGAGTATTCGGCTCCCACTCTCACGCCAACCGAGCCATCCAAAACCACTAAATCAACTAAAGCCACGCAATCGACCAAAGCCGCTAAGAGTAAAAAACTCAGCCGCAAGCAACAACTTGCCAGCCGTGAACACGTAGCAAATGATCCCAACTGTCGCTGGCTCGATAAACGTATGGATCAGTTAGAAGCGCAACTCGGCGGCAAACAAGATAATGCCGCTACGCATCAAGCCGACGAACTCAGCGCCCGCCAAAAGGAATGGCAATGTTTGAAATGTGGCGCAGAAGGTCCCGCTCAAAACGACCACTCTAATTGCCAATATCGCCGCTAGACGGCGACCCGATGAACAGCTAGTGCCCAGTTCGGGTAAGTGTAAAGTTCGGGATCTTTTTCAGTTAAAGTACGGTCTCATGCGTTAGTCATGCAATGGGCTGGTCTGTTATCGCAAACACCCCTACAATGACCTTCTGCTGTAAAGCATCTCATCCTTGAAGTAAGACGGAGAAACTCATGGCTCAACATTTTGACTATATCTGCCTAGGCGCAGGCAGCGGCGGTATCGCCTCAGCAAACCGAGCAGCAATGCGTGGCGCTAAGGTTCTACTCATCGAAGCCAAACACGTAGGTGGCACCTGTGTAAACGTAGGCTGTGTGCCGAAAAAAGTCATGTGGTATGGCGCCCATGTTGCCGAAGCGATGAACCTTTACGCCAAAGATTATGGTTTCGACGTCACTGTTAATAAATTCGATTGGAATACCTTGGTCGAGAACCGCGAAGCCTACATTGGCCGCATTCATGATGCCTACGGCCGTGGTTTTGCCAACAACAAAGTGACCCTGTTAAATGGCTACGGCCGTTTTGTCGATGGCAACACTATTGAAGTGGACGGCGAACATTACACCGCCGATAACATCCTTATCGCCACTGGCGGCGCGCCGACTATTCCGAACATTCCTGGTGCTGAATACGGTATCGACTCCGATGGTTTCTTCGCCCTACGCGAGCAACCTAAGCGCGTTGCCGTTGTAGGTGCAGGCTATATCGCCGTCGAAGTCGCTGGCGTGTTACACGCTCTAGGCAGTGAAACTCACTTATTAGTACGTAAACATGCGCCGCTGCGTAACTTTGACCCCATCTTAGTCGACGCCCTCGTTGAGGCCATGGCGACCGAAGGTCCAACACTGCACACCCATAGCGTGCCCAAGGCAGTGGTTAAAAATGCCGATGACAGCCTGACACTGAGCTTAGAAAATGGTGAAAGCATTACAGTCGATTGCTTGATTTGGGCAATTGGCCGTTCACCTGCGACGGGCAATATCGGCTTAGAAAACACCGAAGTGCAAGTAGATAGCAAAGGCTATGTCATCACTGACGAGCAACAAAATACCACTCACAAAGGGATTTACTGTGTCGGTGACATTATGGCGGGCGGCGTAGAGCTCACCCCTGTTGCGGTTAAAGCGGGCCGTTTGTTATCCGAGCGTTTATTTAACGGCATGACAGATGCCAAAATGGATTACAAGCTGATCCCAACCGTCGTGTTCAGCCATCCACCAATCGGTACTATGGGCTTGACCGAACCAGAAGCCCGTACCCAATACGGCGATGATAACGTTAAAGTGTATACCTCGACGTTTACCTCAATGTACACCGCCGTAACTGCCCATCGCCAAGCCTGTAAGATGAAGTTAGTCTGCGCAGGCAAGGACGAAAAAGTCGTCGGTATTCATGGTATTGGTTTTGGTATGGACGAAATCCTCCAAGGTTTCGGCGTCGCTATGAAAATGGGCGCAACTAAGGCTGATTTCGATGCGGTTGTTGCTATCCACCCAACGGGCGCCGAAGAATTCGTTACTATGAAGGGTTAGTGTAGAAACTTAACTTACACACGTTCAGAAATCTGGAAAAACAATCTACACCACCTACACTTTTATATAATCAGTGAAGGTGGTGTTACTTTCTAGGTGGATTAATGGCACAAATAATACTCTCAAGTGATGTTTATAAGAGCACAGAATTAATGCGTAGTGATGGCGGTACTTACAGCTGTCAACCTTCTAATGATAATATCGGCCCCGTACCAACCCTCTTTTCTCATCACGGCATTTTTCTTCACGAACCCAACAGCTATCTTTTTTATCTTAAAGCTATAAAGAAAGCGAAAGATCTCAGTCCATGTAGCCGAGCATTACTCAAATACTATCAATTTCTAGAGGATGAAAAATTAGATTGGAATTACTTTCCTCCCATAAAAAGGCTTAAGCCCACCTATCAATTTCGCTCTTACTTGCTTAAATCAATCAAGCTTGGGGAGTTGGCACATAGCACTGCAAACGCATACATGAACCACGTTAAGAACTTTTATCTGTGGACCATACACGAAAGATATTTAAAAGTTCAGAATGAACAGGAAGCGCCGTTCAAACTAGAGTTTATTCAGATACAAAATCAAGGAATGCTGGCTCATATTAGGCCAACATTTACAGTTCAAACTAGTGATCTAAGAATAAATGTCCCCAAAGACAACTACTCAAAGAATATTCGCCCCCTTTCACCACTGAGTCGAGACTCAATCGAATTATTAATTACATTTCTCCCAAAAGTATCCGAAGAATTAAGACTGCAACTTCTTCTCTCTCTAGATAGTGGTTTGCGTATTGAAGAAGTCAGTACATTGACTTTAGATGCGTTAAAAACGGCGACGGCAATCTCTGAAAGTCAGCATCGTTTTGAATTGACTTTATGCCCTAAAAATACAGGCGTTCAGACCAAATACGGCAAAAGGCGACGTATTGAAATCTCTATTTATTTACTAGAAGCACTGCGTGTGTATCAAATTTCTGAGCGCAGACTTAATCGCTTAGATAAGTTGTATTACAAAATAAATCAACTTACTGATGGTAAGTTATCACTTCACCATGACCTAATAGCGGTGCTCGAACGATGTCAACGCCACGAACCCTTGTTCATCAGCCAACAAGGCAACCCAATGACGAGAGAATCAATAGAGTCCAGATGGATTGAATTAAGGGCATTGATTCAACAACAAGACAGAGACTTCAAACATCGATTTCACGATTTAAGAGCAACTTATGCTACCTACCGTTTAAGTGATTTGCTTAATGCTAAGTTAGGCACAATCGAGTCGTTGGAACTACTTATGGGATGGATGGGGCACAAAGATGAAAGCACCACTTGGAAATACTTACGATACCTCCAGCGAAAAGAAGTTTTTAAGATGAAATTTGGCATACTAGATACCATCATGCATGAGGCTTTGGGAGTTGATAATGAGTAATAACAACTATTTAAATAGTTGGGATGGCAATCTGCTCTTCCATATGAATGATGACTATACACCAAGATGTGACTTCAATCGTATGCTCTATAAAGGATGCCCAAACACCAAGTATATTCAACAAGGAAACACCGTTGAATATGCGCATCGATATGAAATAATTTTTCAGTTCAAAGAGCGATTTGAAGAAAAAATGAAAGAAGGTTGCTCCCATGCCACACTTAGTCTTTCGTACATCAAGCTAATGTCGTTCCTTAAATGGTGTGACACAAGAGAAATAGAAGCATTTTCAAAACAGTCGCTTGAAGCGTATATGGCATACCAATTTGAGAGGGTAAGGTTGGGTTTATTAAAAGCAACCTCATATTCGCAAATAATCACTAAAATGGGGAAGATATTTAACGACTATCTTGATTACCCTAGCGATTGGTTGATAGCCATACCGACAATAAGAAGAGGAGATAACGAACCTTTTGAAGCTTATAGTCGAAGCGATTTAAAGCAAATGTTACCGTTTTTGCGTAAATTATTTAATCAAACGGCTGATCAGTTTCTTGAAAACCCAAAAAAGTACATGGATGCTCACAAAAATCAGTGTACTGCGATCTTTATCTGGCAAGGCCATGAATACATACTTAAAGCGACAATAACTAAAATGATGTGCTCTGCTCTGTTTTTGCTTAGCTACTACACCTACTCGAATACCAGTACACTTTTTAAGCTCAAACGTCCCAAAAACAATTCAGTGTCGATAAGTAAACAGTGGTACCAAATGCCGGCATTTAAGCGTCGAAGCTTCAAAATAGTTCATGTTGAAATGGGAGAACATGACTATCTTGATATACCAAAATACAGTTTAACTTTATTTGATAAATTACTGGAGGTTTCAAAGGTATTAGATAGTTCCGATGATGCATTATTGTTTCAAACTATTTCCAATAATACCTTGACACCCATCAAACCTAACACACTTCAAGCCTTCAACGGTATATGGTTGGAAAAGCATTTTGTTTTTATCGACCAAACAGGCAGAAAACTGCGACCAGTAGTGAGTCGTTTTCGCGAAACCGGAGCTCAACTAACCGCAGTGCATCAAGGTGAGCTGGCTAATAATATAACTCTTGGTAATAGCCCTATAACCCGTAGTAAACATTACTCAAAGGGCAATACGCACAGTAATAATGGAATGATGCAAGATGTACTGTCTATCAGGCAAGAGCAGGTACAAACTAAGCAAAGCGTTAAATCAGCTCAACTAGCACTAAGGATAGAAGTGCTGACGATTGAAGAAGAATTTAAAGCTAACTACCCTATGCTATCACGAACTCCAAATGGTGGAAGTTGCACGAATCCTTTTAGCGAAAAGTCTGACACCTATAATCGAAAAGCAAAACAGCTGATGTCATTAAAAGATGGCGAGAAACTAGCATGTGCAGAACTTTTAAAATGCTTTGGTTGCCCACATCAAGTTATCGTCCAATCAGTCAGTGATATTTGGTGTTTACTCTCATTTAAAACCTGTATTGAGGAATCAATATACCAACATCTGGATATCCACCATTATCGTCAAAATTTTGAAAGTGTAATCTCATTCATTCGAGAAAATATTCTGCCAAAAATAAAAAAAGATATTCTAAAAAAAGCGGAAAAATTAATTGATGACAATGGGCTACATCCTCTATGGCAGGATACTAACATTATCCTACCAATGATACCAACTATACCGATGTGGTCGGTTACGGAGTAGGAAAATGCATAATCAAAATCTATATCCCGATGATTTCCCAGAAAAATACAAATTTGAGAACATTGATTTAATTGAACTTTTCCATCAAAAAAAATGGGATAAACTCAATAATATTGTTATTTGTCGTGATAAAACGGGAAAGGTCACTGCGCGTTTTAGTGACAGCGAATGGGATCTAACCCCATATGATAGAAACCATAACGGGAAAAATAGTTTTAATTTTAAAGGATTGGATAACGAACTTGAATTACAAATTGAGTTTAAGCTCATAGCGTATGGTTTGCTTTTCCATAAAAGTAGGAGAGGTCCGGCACCTAAGTTCTCAACTGTAGTGAGTAATATTTCACGACTAAAAACAGTTTATACATATCTAAAAATAGCAAAACAAAAATCAATCAGCCACTTATCAAATAAAAGGTCATTTGAAGCATTTAAATCATTTTTATTAACAAAAAACTCAAGTCAAAGAAATTTGCAAAA of the Shewanella baltica genome contains:
- a CDS encoding thioesterase family protein is translated as MNLYFRLFWLLFWRTRHCRKIDFLGTSRITYRALPSDCDINFHLTNSRYPAFMDLARTYMLAEMGLLKRFLKLKWMPIVNAAEFTYIRDIKPLKTFEIETKVVGWDEKYFYIEQRFVSERGLHCIVHVRGVFVCKGKQVPLDVLVKEAGYTDAAPELPPEVVKWKAFLQLKKERNM
- the prlC gene encoding oligopeptidase A, which encodes MSNPLLSGAKLPLFSQIKPEHIQVAVEHAIAQCRTKIDEVLQNQGPYTWDNLVAPLEQVDDELSQIWSPVSHMNSVTSTDEWRAAHDACLPLLSEYGTYVGQHQGLYQAYKALRTSNEFTQLSQAQQRVIEHSLRDFELSGIGLDDAQKVRYGEMVKRLSELTSGFSNQLLDATQAWTKLITDEAELAGLPESAKAAAKAMADARELDGWLFTLDFPSYLPVMTYSENRSLREECYRAFVTRASDQGPNAGEFDNSPLMDEILALRHELALLLGFDSFADKSLAPKMAETPAQVMAFLNELALRSKDQAKAEVAELRAFAETEYGVSEMASWDLSFYAEKLQQHKYEISQEILRPYFPEDKVLSGLFYTVSRLFGLKIVEQKDLDRWHKDVRFFDIFDETDEHRGSFYLDLYARTGKRGGAWMDDCRVRRQTADGLQKPVAYLTCNFNGPVDGKPALFTHDEVTTLFHEFGHGIHHMLTKIDVAGVSGINGVPWDAVELPSQFMENWCWQEEALAEISGHFETGEPLPKALLDKMLAAKNFQSGMMMLRQLEFSLFDFRMHHEYDPAKGARIQETLDEVRRQVAVLTPPDFNRFQHGFAHIFAGGYAAGYYSYKWAEVLSADAFSRFEEEGIFNPETGRRFLHNILEMGGSAEPMDLFKQFMGREPNIDALLRHSGIAA
- the gorA gene encoding glutathione-disulfide reductase, with the protein product MAQHFDYICLGAGSGGIASANRAAMRGAKVLLIEAKHVGGTCVNVGCVPKKVMWYGAHVAEAMNLYAKDYGFDVTVNKFDWNTLVENREAYIGRIHDAYGRGFANNKVTLLNGYGRFVDGNTIEVDGEHYTADNILIATGGAPTIPNIPGAEYGIDSDGFFALREQPKRVAVVGAGYIAVEVAGVLHALGSETHLLVRKHAPLRNFDPILVDALVEAMATEGPTLHTHSVPKAVVKNADDSLTLSLENGESITVDCLIWAIGRSPATGNIGLENTEVQVDSKGYVITDEQQNTTHKGIYCVGDIMAGGVELTPVAVKAGRLLSERLFNGMTDAKMDYKLIPTVVFSHPPIGTMGLTEPEARTQYGDDNVKVYTSTFTSMYTAVTAHRQACKMKLVCAGKDEKVVGIHGIGFGMDEILQGFGVAMKMGATKADFDAVVAIHPTGAEEFVTMKG
- a CDS encoding site-specific integrase; the protein is MAQIILSSDVYKSTELMRSDGGTYSCQPSNDNIGPVPTLFSHHGIFLHEPNSYLFYLKAIKKAKDLSPCSRALLKYYQFLEDEKLDWNYFPPIKRLKPTYQFRSYLLKSIKLGELAHSTANAYMNHVKNFYLWTIHERYLKVQNEQEAPFKLEFIQIQNQGMLAHIRPTFTVQTSDLRINVPKDNYSKNIRPLSPLSRDSIELLITFLPKVSEELRLQLLLSLDSGLRIEEVSTLTLDALKTATAISESQHRFELTLCPKNTGVQTKYGKRRRIEISIYLLEALRVYQISERRLNRLDKLYYKINQLTDGKLSLHHDLIAVLERCQRHEPLFISQQGNPMTRESIESRWIELRALIQQQDRDFKHRFHDLRATYATYRLSDLLNAKLGTIESLELLMGWMGHKDESTTWKYLRYLQRKEVFKMKFGILDTIMHEALGVDNE